From a single Bradyrhizobium sediminis genomic region:
- a CDS encoding glycosyltransferase family 4 protein: MRILIVSQYFWPENFRINELVAELVARGHEVTVLTGVPNYPSGRIFEDFRKNPGCFSQYGGASIVRVPLIPRGQSRLQLALNYLSFVISGSTVGAWRLRGRSYDVVFSYLVSPMTAALPALLIGRLKRAPVTIWVLDLWPETLAAVGAIRFKFMLRWVGHLIGFIYRHSACVFVQSRAFVANVVRYGGDATRVNYLPGWAEQVFDASPARQTSVPEFSPYDGKFKILFAGNIGEAQDFPSILSAIEALRDRIDIHWIIVGDGRAKAQVEAEVDARGLRDVVTLLGQHPIERMPSFFRAADALLVSLKAGSIFSMTIPGKVQSYLAAGVPILGMLDGEGARVIEEAGAGLVCPAGDGPGLVRQVRRLIETPAAERAAMGTRGRAYAGREFNREHLVDRLEQALAEVVQAP, encoded by the coding sequence TTGCGGATTCTGATCGTCAGTCAATATTTTTGGCCGGAGAATTTTCGTATCAACGAGCTGGTGGCCGAACTCGTCGCGCGCGGACACGAAGTGACGGTGCTGACCGGAGTGCCGAATTATCCCTCGGGTCGAATCTTCGAGGATTTCCGCAAGAACCCCGGATGCTTTTCGCAATATGGCGGCGCGTCGATCGTCCGCGTGCCGCTGATCCCGCGCGGCCAGAGCCGTCTCCAGCTGGCCCTGAACTATCTCAGCTTCGTCATTTCCGGGTCGACCGTCGGCGCCTGGCGGCTCCGAGGCAGGTCATATGACGTGGTTTTTTCCTATCTGGTGTCGCCGATGACGGCCGCCTTGCCGGCCTTGCTGATCGGCCGGTTGAAGCGCGCACCGGTCACGATCTGGGTGCTGGATCTCTGGCCGGAAACCCTGGCCGCGGTTGGCGCGATCCGCTTCAAATTCATGTTGCGTTGGGTCGGCCATCTCATCGGCTTCATCTATCGCCATTCGGCTTGCGTGTTCGTGCAATCGAGGGCGTTCGTTGCCAATGTGGTACGCTATGGGGGTGATGCGACCCGCGTGAATTATCTTCCCGGTTGGGCTGAACAGGTTTTCGATGCATCCCCAGCCAGGCAGACCTCCGTCCCCGAATTCAGTCCATATGACGGAAAGTTCAAGATTCTGTTCGCAGGCAATATCGGCGAAGCGCAGGATTTTCCGTCGATTCTTAGCGCGATTGAAGCGTTGCGCGACAGAATCGACATTCACTGGATCATCGTCGGCGACGGACGGGCGAAAGCGCAGGTCGAAGCCGAGGTCGATGCGCGAGGCCTGCGCGACGTCGTGACGTTGCTTGGCCAGCATCCGATCGAACGCATGCCGTCGTTTTTTCGCGCCGCCGATGCGCTGCTGGTTTCGCTCAAGGCCGGTTCGATCTTCAGTATGACCATCCCCGGCAAGGTGCAGAGTTATCTCGCCGCCGGGGTTCCGATCCTCGGCATGCTCGATGGTGAGGGCGCTCGGGTGATTGAAGAAGCCGGGGCCGGACTGGTCTGTCCAGCCGGCGATGGGCCCGGACTGGTGCGTCAGGTGCGGCGCTTGATCGAAACCCCAGCCGCCGAACGCGCGGCGATGGGAACTCGCGGTCGTGCCTATGCGGGGCGCGAATTCAACCGCGAACATCTTGTCGACAGGCTGGAACAGGCGCTGGCCGAGGTGGTGCAGGCTCCCTGA
- a CDS encoding UDP-N-acetyl glucosamine 2-epimerase has product MRKLKVVTVVGTRPEIIRLSRVMAKLDIHCDQVLVHTGQNYDYELNAIFFEDLGVRNPDRFLGCAGDSAMQTIGNVIAKVDDVLAEEQPDAMLVLGDTNSCLAVIPAKRRKIPIFHMEAGNRCFDERVPEETNRRIVDHTADVNLTYSSIAREYLLREGLAPDLVIKTGSPMFEVLSHYRTKIDASNVVTQLGLTPEQYFVVSAHREENIESSRSFGKLVAVLNGIAEDHGLPVIVSTHPRTRKRIEEDGTKFHGQIRLLKPLGFSDYVKLQMSARTVLSDSGTISEESSILNFPALNLREAHERPEAMEEAAVMMVGLEIGRVRQALSLLEQQSRGPVRTGHLVGDYDVPNVSDKIVRIIHSYTDYVNRVVWRKYD; this is encoded by the coding sequence GTGAGGAAACTGAAGGTCGTGACCGTCGTCGGCACCCGGCCGGAGATCATCCGTCTGTCGCGGGTGATGGCCAAGCTGGACATTCACTGCGACCAGGTGCTCGTCCACACCGGGCAGAATTACGACTACGAACTCAATGCGATCTTCTTCGAGGACCTCGGAGTTCGAAATCCCGACCGCTTCTTGGGCTGCGCGGGCGACAGCGCGATGCAGACGATCGGCAATGTGATCGCCAAGGTCGATGATGTGCTGGCCGAGGAGCAGCCGGATGCGATGCTGGTGCTCGGCGACACCAACAGCTGTCTCGCGGTGATTCCGGCGAAGCGCCGCAAAATTCCCATCTTCCACATGGAAGCCGGCAACCGCTGCTTCGATGAGCGGGTTCCCGAGGAGACCAACCGCCGCATCGTCGATCATACCGCCGACGTCAACCTGACCTATAGCTCGATCGCGCGCGAGTATTTGTTGCGCGAAGGTCTTGCGCCGGATCTCGTCATCAAGACCGGCAGTCCGATGTTCGAGGTGCTGTCGCACTATCGCACGAAGATCGACGCCTCGAACGTGGTGACGCAATTGGGGCTGACCCCTGAACAATACTTTGTCGTCAGTGCCCACCGCGAGGAAAATATCGAATCGTCACGCTCATTCGGCAAGCTGGTCGCCGTACTCAACGGCATTGCGGAAGATCACGGTCTGCCGGTGATCGTTTCGACCCATCCCCGCACACGCAAGCGGATCGAGGAGGACGGCACGAAATTTCACGGTCAGATCCGCCTGCTCAAGCCGCTCGGCTTCAGCGATTATGTGAAATTGCAGATGTCGGCGCGGACGGTGCTTTCCGACAGCGGAACGATCAGCGAGGAATCGTCAATCCTGAACTTTCCGGCACTGAATCTGCGCGAGGCGCACGAGCGGCCCGAAGCGATGGAGGAGGCGGCCGTGATGATGGTTGGCCTCGAGATCGGGCGGGTGCGTCAAGCGTTGTCCCTGCTGGAGCAGCAATCCCGCGGGCCGGTCAGAACCGGCCATCTGGTGGGCGATTACGACGTGCCGAACGTCTCGGACAAGATCGTTCGGATCATTCACAGCTACACGGACTATGTGAACCGAGTAGTCTGGCGTAAGTACGATTGA
- the wbjC gene encoding UDP-2-acetamido-2,6-beta-L-arabino-hexul-4-ose reductase: protein MRILITGADGFLGANLRIRLREAGYQDIVGITRSSSPQELVAGLAAADFVFHLAGVNRPQTEDEFVRGNRDFTEQLCQALRSVGRRTPVVFSSSSQAALENPYGRSKLAAENILLSYGRESGAPVLLFRLTNVFGKWARPDYNSVVATFCHNVARGLPIRVDDPAAKLRLVYVDDVVDAMLRCLASPGPAAGLMEAGPVYETTVGEVADIIRSFFISRSTLLTPPVGTGLTRALYATYVTHLPAASFAYQIPQYDDPRGTFAEVLKTPDCGQFSYFTAHPGVTRGEHYHHTKAEKFVVIRGSAKFRFRQIVTGEFHEIVVRGGEGYIVETIPGWAHDITNVGDDELIVMLWANEIFDRARPDTITMKVVA from the coding sequence ATGCGCATCCTGATTACCGGAGCAGACGGGTTTCTCGGCGCGAACTTGCGGATTCGCCTGCGCGAAGCCGGTTACCAGGACATTGTCGGCATCACGCGTTCCTCCTCGCCACAGGAACTGGTGGCCGGGCTCGCCGCTGCTGATTTCGTTTTTCACCTCGCCGGGGTCAATCGTCCGCAGACTGAGGACGAGTTCGTCCGGGGTAACCGGGATTTCACCGAGCAGCTCTGCCAGGCGCTTCGCAGCGTCGGTCGACGGACGCCGGTGGTGTTTTCTTCATCGTCGCAGGCCGCGCTGGAGAACCCCTACGGACGAAGCAAGCTCGCCGCGGAAAACATCCTGTTGAGCTACGGCCGGGAGAGCGGGGCGCCGGTCCTTCTGTTTCGCCTGACCAACGTGTTCGGCAAGTGGGCGCGGCCGGATTATAATTCGGTCGTCGCTACCTTCTGTCATAACGTGGCCCGGGGCCTGCCCATCCGCGTCGACGATCCGGCCGCCAAGCTCCGGCTTGTCTATGTCGATGACGTGGTGGATGCCATGCTCCGCTGTCTGGCCTCGCCGGGTCCGGCGGCGGGCCTGATGGAGGCTGGGCCCGTCTATGAAACGACGGTCGGCGAAGTTGCGGATATCATCCGCAGTTTCTTCATCAGCCGTTCGACACTATTGACCCCGCCGGTCGGCACCGGCCTGACGAGGGCGCTCTACGCAACTTACGTTACGCATCTTCCCGCAGCCTCATTCGCCTACCAGATCCCGCAATACGACGATCCGCGCGGCACCTTCGCGGAGGTATTGAAGACCCCGGACTGCGGTCAGTTCTCGTACTTCACCGCGCATCCCGGCGTCACCCGCGGGGAACACTATCATCACACCAAGGCCGAAAAGTTCGTGGTCATTCGCGGCAGCGCGAAGTTTCGCTTCAGGCAGATCGTGACCGGCGAATTTCATGAGATAGTAGTGCGCGGCGGCGAGGGATACATCGTCGAAACCATCCCGGGGTGGGCGCACGACATAACCAACGTCGGCGATGACGAGTTGATCGTCATGCTGTGGGCAAACGAGATTTTCGATCGCGCACGGCCCGATACGATAACCATGAAGGTGGTCGCGTGA